In one window of Halorubrum sp. BV1 DNA:
- a CDS encoding GNAT family N-acetyltransferase: MHVRAARPDDAEALRTAVSRAREATVFDDIGSPLLDVSAAGVREAAAEAKWSFLMEDDDGPVGIAIAHPDAQGSEAELLALWVHPSHAGEGVADDLLSRVASSVTDRGVDTLRASVPTDSPGAQEFFTSYGFEPRETRRGPAGDETIVVTDVDTLR; the protein is encoded by the coding sequence ATGCATGTTCGGGCGGCCCGCCCCGACGACGCGGAGGCGCTACGAACGGCCGTCTCGCGAGCCCGAGAGGCGACCGTCTTCGACGATATCGGATCCCCCCTTCTTGACGTGTCCGCCGCCGGCGTCCGCGAGGCGGCCGCGGAGGCGAAGTGGTCGTTCCTCATGGAAGACGACGACGGCCCCGTCGGCATCGCTATCGCGCACCCCGACGCGCAGGGATCGGAGGCCGAACTGCTCGCCCTCTGGGTCCACCCGAGTCACGCGGGCGAGGGCGTCGCCGACGACCTGCTCTCTCGCGTCGCGTCTTCGGTGACCGACCGCGGCGTGGACACGCTCCGCGCGAGCGTCCCGACCGACAGCCCGGGTGCACAGGAGTTTTTCACCTCCTACGGCTTCGAGCCGCGAGAGACGCGACGCGGCCCCGCGGGCGACGAGACGATCGTCGTCACCGACGTGGACACGCTTCGGTGA
- the lrpA1 gene encoding HTH-type transcriptional regulator LrpA1 translates to MSTVSTEERILSVLEEDAQASCAEIAERADVSKPTVRKYIDRLEEKGVIVGYSAEIDPKKLSSQSIAMVGMDVDSGKYVGATRELKELDEVQALYTSSGDHMLMAEVRAGDGDELGDVISEKLLAIDGVTAAHPSFLQERLK, encoded by the coding sequence ATGAGTACGGTATCGACGGAAGAACGGATCCTGTCGGTGTTAGAGGAAGACGCGCAGGCGTCATGCGCCGAGATCGCGGAACGCGCCGACGTCTCGAAACCGACCGTGCGGAAGTACATCGATCGCTTAGAAGAAAAGGGGGTGATAGTGGGGTATTCGGCGGAGATCGACCCGAAGAAGCTCTCCTCGCAGTCGATCGCCATGGTGGGCATGGACGTCGACTCCGGCAAGTACGTCGGGGCGACCCGCGAGCTGAAAGAACTCGACGAGGTACAGGCGCTTTACACCTCGTCTGGCGACCACATGCTGATGGCTGAGGTCCGCGCCGGCGACGGCGACGAGCTGGGCGACGTGATCTCGGAGAAGCTGCTCGCGATAGACGGTGTCACAGCCGCTCACCCGTCGTTCTTACAGGAACGGCTGAAGTGA
- a CDS encoding thiamine pyrophosphate-dependent enzyme, translating into MSTFSAIGEEREIDRDEYTPGVEPQPTWCPGCGDFSVLKALKQALPEVGRTPEETLLCTGIGCSGKLNSYLDTYGFHTIHGRSLPVARAAKLANPDLEVIAAGGDGDGYGIGGNHFIHTARENHDMTYIVFNNEIFGLTKGQTSPTSPKGHKSKTQPHGSAKEPVKPLSMSLNAGASYVARTAAVNPNQAKEILVEAIEHDGFAHVDFLTQCPTWNKDARQYVPYIDVNESDDYDFDKTDRVEAQEMMRTTEESLYEGEVLTGRFYVDEDRPSYGEEKRAIGEMPEEPLAERYWDDDYEWERVHDSFLDKHA; encoded by the coding sequence ATGAGCACGTTTTCAGCAATCGGAGAGGAGCGAGAGATAGACCGCGACGAGTACACACCGGGCGTCGAGCCCCAGCCCACGTGGTGTCCGGGCTGTGGTGACTTCAGCGTCCTGAAAGCACTGAAACAGGCGCTCCCTGAGGTCGGGCGCACGCCCGAGGAGACGCTTTTGTGCACCGGGATCGGCTGTTCCGGCAAGCTGAACAGCTACCTCGACACGTACGGGTTCCACACGATCCACGGGCGTTCGCTGCCCGTGGCCCGCGCCGCGAAGCTGGCGAACCCCGACCTCGAAGTCATCGCCGCCGGCGGCGACGGCGACGGATACGGGATCGGCGGAAACCACTTCATCCACACGGCCCGGGAGAACCACGATATGACGTACATCGTGTTCAACAACGAGATCTTCGGGCTCACGAAGGGCCAGACGTCTCCGACGAGCCCGAAGGGCCACAAGTCGAAGACCCAACCGCACGGGAGCGCCAAGGAGCCGGTGAAGCCACTCTCGATGTCGCTCAACGCCGGTGCCTCCTACGTCGCCCGCACGGCCGCGGTCAATCCGAATCAGGCCAAAGAGATCCTCGTCGAGGCGATCGAACACGACGGGTTCGCACACGTCGACTTCCTCACCCAGTGTCCGACCTGGAACAAGGACGCGCGTCAGTACGTGCCGTATATCGACGTCAACGAGTCCGACGACTACGACTTCGACAAGACGGACCGCGTCGAGGCCCAAGAGATGATGCGGACGACGGAGGAGTCGCTCTACGAGGGCGAGGTCCTCACCGGCCGCTTCTACGTCGACGAGGATCGCCCGTCGTACGGAGAAGAAAAGCGCGCGATCGGCGAGATGCCCGAGGAGCCGCTCGCAGAGCGCTACTGGGACGACGACTACGAGTGGGAGCGCGTCCACGACTCGTTCCTCGACAAGCACGCCTAG
- a CDS encoding 2-oxoacid:acceptor oxidoreductase subunit alpha, producing MTDDELIWRISGGSGDGIASTSQNFAKALMRSGLNVFTHRHYPSRIRGGHTYTEVRASADPVQSRGDGYNFLLALGDSFARNPQEGAVYGNEEVKPLSENLDELRDGGVIVYDEGLLDTSEIPDFEERAEENNWHVYPLDLRGLARDMGREVMRNTAGVGATCALIGMELDHVEDLMRDAMPEKILDPNIEILETAYDQVREEYDIDAPDVSVPTGEHDETQLLMSGSDAISYGAIDEGCRFIAGYPMTPWTEVFTIMTKHLPKLGGISEQVEDEIAAAALAVGASHAGVKAMSGSSGGGFALMSEPLGLAEMTETPVVLVEAMRAGPSTGMPTKPEQSDLEHVLYTSQGDSQRVVLAPGTVEEAYTQSRLAFRLAYEYQIPSILLYDQKLGGELVNVPKSHFDREPNPTLGKTLTEDALAEQPHSADGKFHRFQHDVDDGVSPRSLPGQKGGRFLATGNEHDPTGHIAESPDNRVAQIDRRTEKLDAIRADLDAEDTGSYAGPEDAQYGILTFGSQQGTVEEAVGRLNDAGVSVKSYGVSDMLPFPTEQVEAFIESVDEVLVVEMTASGQFRGLIQKNLGRYGEKLSSLLKYNGNPFEPAEVVDGFEAAIIEGDGDASGHQTTFVPAAGD from the coding sequence ATGACTGACGATGAACTCATCTGGCGGATATCGGGGGGATCCGGTGACGGGATCGCTTCGACGAGCCAGAACTTCGCGAAGGCCCTGATGCGATCGGGGCTGAACGTCTTCACGCATCGCCACTACCCGTCGCGGATTCGCGGCGGCCACACATACACTGAAGTCCGCGCGTCCGCGGACCCGGTACAGTCCCGCGGTGACGGGTACAACTTCCTGTTGGCGCTCGGCGACTCGTTCGCCCGCAACCCGCAGGAGGGGGCCGTCTACGGGAACGAAGAGGTCAAGCCGCTCTCGGAGAACCTCGATGAACTCCGTGACGGCGGCGTCATCGTCTACGACGAGGGGCTGCTCGACACCTCCGAGATCCCGGACTTCGAGGAGCGCGCCGAGGAGAACAACTGGCACGTCTACCCGCTCGACCTCCGCGGCCTCGCCCGCGACATGGGTCGTGAAGTCATGCGCAACACCGCGGGCGTGGGTGCGACCTGCGCGCTGATCGGCATGGAACTCGATCACGTCGAGGACCTCATGCGCGACGCGATGCCGGAGAAGATCCTCGACCCGAACATCGAGATCTTAGAGACGGCCTACGACCAGGTCCGCGAGGAGTACGACATCGACGCGCCGGACGTGAGCGTTCCGACGGGCGAACACGACGAGACGCAACTGCTCATGTCCGGGTCGGACGCCATCTCCTACGGTGCCATCGACGAGGGCTGTCGGTTCATCGCCGGGTACCCGATGACGCCGTGGACCGAGGTGTTCACCATCATGACCAAACACCTGCCGAAGCTCGGCGGGATCTCGGAGCAGGTCGAAGACGAGATCGCGGCGGCCGCGCTCGCGGTCGGTGCCTCGCACGCCGGCGTCAAGGCCATGTCCGGCTCCTCCGGTGGCGGCTTCGCGCTGATGTCCGAGCCGCTCGGGCTCGCGGAGATGACGGAGACGCCAGTCGTCTTAGTCGAGGCCATGCGCGCCGGTCCCTCGACCGGCATGCCGACGAAGCCAGAGCAGTCCGACCTCGAACACGTCCTGTACACCTCACAGGGTGACTCCCAGCGCGTCGTCTTAGCGCCGGGCACCGTCGAGGAGGCGTACACGCAGTCGCGGCTCGCCTTCCGGCTGGCCTACGAGTACCAGATCCCGTCGATCCTGCTGTACGACCAGAAGCTCGGCGGCGAGCTCGTCAACGTCCCCAAGAGCCACTTCGACCGCGAACCCAACCCGACGCTCGGCAAGACGCTGACCGAAGACGCGCTCGCGGAGCAGCCGCACTCGGCAGACGGGAAGTTCCACCGGTTCCAACACGACGTCGACGACGGCGTCTCCCCGCGATCGCTGCCGGGCCAGAAGGGCGGTCGCTTCCTCGCGACCGGAAACGAACACGACCCGACCGGTCACATCGCCGAGTCCCCCGACAACCGGGTCGCGCAGATCGACCGGCGCACGGAGAAGCTGGACGCGATCCGCGCCGATCTCGACGCCGAGGACACCGGCTCGTACGCCGGTCCCGAGGACGCCCAGTACGGCATCCTCACCTTCGGGAGCCAACAGGGCACGGTCGAGGAGGCCGTGGGTCGGCTCAACGACGCCGGCGTCTCGGTGAAGTCGTACGGCGTCTCCGACATGCTCCCGTTCCCGACCGAGCAGGTCGAGGCGTTCATCGAGAGCGTCGACGAAGTCCTCGTTGTCGAGATGACCGCCTCGGGACAGTTCCGCGGGCTCATCCAGAAGAACCTCGGCCGCTACGGCGAGAAGCTGTCGAGCCTGCTGAAGTACAACGGGAACCCGTTCGAGCCGGCGGAGGTCGTCGACGGGTTCGAGGCCGCCATCATTGAGGGCGACGGCGACGCGTCGGGCCACCAGACCACCTTCGTCCCAGCCGCAGGTGACTAA
- the dph5 gene encoding diphthine synthase — protein MLTFIGLGLYDERSVTVEGREAIRAADRVFAEFYTSRLVGADVADLQAYHDVDIEVRPREGVERDPDAILDAAAGGDAAFLTAGDTMISTTHTDLRLRAEERGIDTRVIHGVTAQSAASSLTGLQNYRFGKATTLPFPYAHGGDDVPGSVIETIEANRERGLHTVVYLDIKVGTGPTGSDPDHEEYMTADVGAELLAEGWTDGLAVAVARAGSPDAVVAADRLSALADRDFGDPLHLLVIPGDLHHIEADALAGLADAPDELLDR, from the coding sequence ATGCTCACGTTCATCGGACTCGGCCTCTACGACGAGCGGTCGGTCACCGTCGAGGGACGAGAGGCGATTCGGGCGGCCGACCGCGTCTTCGCCGAGTTCTATACCAGCAGGCTCGTCGGCGCGGACGTGGCCGACCTGCAGGCGTACCACGACGTCGACATCGAGGTTCGTCCGCGCGAGGGCGTCGAACGGGATCCGGACGCGATCCTCGACGCGGCGGCGGGCGGCGACGCCGCGTTCCTGACGGCGGGCGACACGATGATCTCGACGACGCACACGGACCTCCGGCTCCGCGCCGAAGAGCGCGGGATCGACACGCGTGTGATCCACGGCGTGACGGCGCAGTCGGCCGCGTCGAGTCTCACCGGACTCCAGAACTACCGGTTCGGGAAGGCGACGACACTCCCGTTTCCGTACGCGCACGGCGGCGACGACGTGCCAGGGAGCGTCATCGAAACGATTGAGGCGAACCGCGAGCGCGGACTCCACACGGTCGTCTACCTCGACATTAAGGTCGGGACCGGCCCGACGGGGTCGGACCCCGACCACGAGGAGTACATGACCGCGGACGTCGGTGCCGAGCTGCTCGCCGAGGGATGGACGGACGGGCTGGCGGTGGCCGTCGCCCGCGCGGGGTCGCCCGACGCAGTCGTCGCCGCCGATCGGCTCTCGGCGCTCGCCGACCGCGATTTCGGCGACCCGCTCCACCTGCTCGTGATCCCCGGCGATCTTCATCACATCGAAGCCGACGCGCTCGCCGGGCTGGCGGACGCACCGGACGAACTCCTAGACCGGTGA
- a CDS encoding cyclic nucleotide-binding/CBS domain-containing protein, translating into MDTPAVEEVMSTDLVTIGPDAAAADAATLMLDTGVNSVLVVDGGRLTGLITATDFVSLVNENDPEDETPVDAFMTHDVVTVGPDDTVEELAEPTAHGYTHLPVTSDDGELVGMVSSTDLTAFLSKAQ; encoded by the coding sequence ATGGACACACCCGCAGTCGAGGAGGTCATGTCGACGGATCTCGTCACGATCGGACCGGACGCCGCCGCAGCCGACGCCGCGACGCTGATGCTCGACACCGGCGTAAACTCCGTGTTGGTCGTCGACGGAGGTCGGCTCACGGGGCTCATCACCGCCACCGATTTCGTCTCGCTGGTCAACGAGAACGACCCGGAAGACGAGACGCCCGTCGACGCGTTCATGACGCATGACGTCGTCACCGTCGGCCCCGACGACACCGTCGAGGAACTGGCCGAACCGACGGCACACGGGTACACCCACCTGCCGGTGACGAGCGATGACGGCGAACTGGTCGGCATGGTCTCGTCGACCGACCTCACGGCGTTCCTCTCGAAAGCGCAGTAG
- a CDS encoding cyclic nucleotide-binding/CBS domain-containing protein — protein MDLNDRTRVSDVMSTPLETIGADESLRDAAKRMHAGDISALVVTTGGGCIVTQSDIVGAVAEARDIESTTVRDVMTENVETVTPDLMMEEVAAMMTMYGVKHLPVVDDDYVGMVSSTDVAEHLS, from the coding sequence ATGGATCTGAACGATCGGACCCGCGTCAGCGACGTCATGTCGACGCCACTGGAGACGATCGGCGCGGACGAGTCCCTACGGGACGCGGCGAAACGGATGCACGCCGGCGATATCAGCGCGCTCGTCGTCACGACGGGCGGCGGCTGTATCGTCACCCAGAGCGATATCGTCGGTGCGGTCGCCGAGGCACGCGACATCGAGTCGACGACCGTCCGCGACGTGATGACCGAGAACGTCGAGACCGTGACGCCCGACCTGATGATGGAGGAGGTCGCGGCGATGATGACGATGTACGGCGTCAAACACCTCCCGGTCGTCGACGACGACTACGTCGGGATGGTCTCCTCGACGGACGTGGCCGAACACCTCTCGTAA
- a CDS encoding MgtC/SapB family protein — protein sequence MVDAVDPLVYLQTNVAKLALATALGMFLGLEREWSQKSAGIRTFALISLAAAVFSLVDSDGLLIVGGILIVAIAVLLAVRSFVESDVEGLSLTTSVSLLVTYGVGALVANEFFIEAVTVAVLSSLLLVLKRELHQFAWGLSREEVRSAVEFTILAFVVFPLLPTETVDPWGAIQPRLVWSLVVAVSGIGFVNYVLVKRYQGRGYAVTGFFGGLVNSTAVVAEMAKRARGHEDLRRIAVGSILLANAAMALRNAAVVAAFVPDAALVVGVPLGAITVVGVAVAVWQSDWETPIETDLTSPFSLRNALTFGALFLVVLLASAGAERAFGAGGFVATSFLSGLVSSGTSTATAVSLLGTGQIGVETAVTGVIAGTVASILVKTAFAASVSRELVRPVFVWNLVLIAAGVAAGVPLLIL from the coding sequence ATGGTAGACGCCGTCGACCCCCTCGTGTACCTCCAGACGAACGTCGCGAAGCTGGCGTTGGCGACGGCGCTCGGGATGTTCCTCGGACTGGAGCGGGAGTGGTCCCAGAAATCGGCCGGGATACGGACGTTCGCTTTGATCAGCCTCGCGGCCGCGGTGTTCTCACTCGTCGACAGCGACGGGCTCCTGATCGTCGGGGGAATCCTCATCGTCGCCATCGCGGTGCTGCTTGCGGTCCGCAGCTTCGTCGAGTCCGACGTCGAAGGACTCTCGCTCACGACGTCCGTCTCGCTGCTCGTCACCTACGGGGTGGGCGCGCTGGTCGCGAACGAGTTCTTCATCGAGGCGGTGACGGTGGCCGTGCTCTCCTCGCTTTTGCTCGTGTTGAAACGCGAGCTTCACCAGTTCGCGTGGGGGCTCTCCAGAGAGGAGGTGCGAAGCGCCGTCGAGTTCACCATCCTCGCGTTCGTCGTCTTCCCGCTGCTTCCGACGGAGACCGTCGATCCGTGGGGAGCGATCCAGCCCCGGCTCGTCTGGTCGCTCGTCGTCGCGGTCAGCGGTATCGGCTTCGTGAACTACGTGCTCGTGAAGCGGTATCAGGGTCGGGGGTACGCGGTCACCGGCTTCTTCGGCGGCCTCGTGAACTCCACCGCGGTCGTCGCCGAGATGGCCAAGCGGGCACGCGGCCACGAAGACCTCCGGCGCATCGCCGTCGGCTCGATCTTACTCGCGAACGCGGCGATGGCGCTTCGAAACGCCGCGGTCGTGGCCGCCTTCGTGCCCGACGCCGCCCTCGTCGTCGGCGTGCCCCTCGGAGCGATCACGGTCGTCGGGGTGGCCGTCGCGGTGTGGCAGAGCGACTGGGAGACACCGATAGAAACGGATCTCACCTCGCCGTTCAGCCTGCGGAACGCGCTGACGTTCGGCGCGCTGTTCCTCGTGGTGCTTCTCGCCTCCGCGGGCGCAGAGCGCGCCTTCGGCGCGGGCGGATTCGTCGCCACGTCGTTCCTCTCCGGTCTCGTTTCTTCGGGGACCTCGACGGCGACAGCGGTGTCGCTTCTCGGAACCGGGCAGATCGGGGTCGAAACTGCAGTCACAGGCGTGATCGCCGGGACGGTGGCGAGCATCCTCGTGAAGACCGCCTTCGCCGCGAGCGTCTCGCGAGAACTCGTTCGACCGGTGTTCGTCTGGAACCTCGTGTTGATCGCCGCCGGCGTCGCGGCGGGCGTTCCGCTGTTGATCCTGTGA
- the artA gene encoding archaeosortase A: MFGSGVSAILSLIPDTFTFAWIVAVLFATAWLLDSRGLAAGRALAAGTWAVFGLFWLSTVPYFAFEHQSYVESILALVGFPASVYAGYLLYSGRASLFTLTRAIAIMLFIYLPFETIPAFTVAGVTVPEPRRVLIEIVASQTGALIDLLGYAPEAVTSSEGYDAAYSWTLEDGHTVVIHIVLACTGLGSMAIFGGLVAAVQAPLSRKLRALAVSLPLIYVLNILRTTFISVVAGNQYMHWYPDLVLTMFGATDPYRVSFLISDRIMSQLLAVVALVGITFLVVRQMPELVVVLEDVLYLLTGEEHDLTESLDLPREPTNR, from the coding sequence ATGTTCGGTTCCGGCGTGTCTGCGATTCTGAGCCTTATCCCGGACACGTTCACGTTCGCGTGGATCGTCGCGGTCCTGTTCGCCACGGCGTGGCTTCTGGACAGTCGCGGACTGGCGGCCGGACGGGCGCTCGCAGCCGGAACGTGGGCGGTGTTCGGACTGTTCTGGCTGTCGACGGTGCCGTACTTCGCGTTCGAACACCAGAGCTACGTCGAGTCGATCCTCGCGCTCGTTGGCTTCCCCGCAAGCGTGTACGCCGGTTATCTGCTGTACAGCGGTCGCGCGTCGCTTTTTACCCTCACGCGGGCGATCGCGATCATGCTTTTCATCTACCTCCCGTTCGAGACGATCCCGGCGTTCACCGTCGCGGGCGTGACGGTCCCGGAGCCGCGGCGGGTCCTCATCGAGATCGTCGCGAGCCAGACCGGGGCGCTCATCGACCTGCTCGGCTACGCGCCGGAGGCGGTGACGAGCAGTGAGGGGTACGACGCGGCGTACTCGTGGACGCTGGAGGACGGCCACACCGTCGTCATCCACATCGTGCTGGCGTGCACGGGACTCGGGAGCATGGCGATCTTCGGCGGGCTCGTCGCCGCCGTGCAGGCCCCGCTGTCGCGAAAACTCCGCGCGCTCGCGGTGTCGCTCCCGCTCATCTACGTCCTTAACATCCTCCGGACCACGTTCATCTCCGTCGTCGCCGGCAATCAGTACATGCACTGGTACCCGGACCTCGTGTTGACGATGTTCGGCGCGACAGACCCGTACCGGGTCTCGTTTCTGATCTCCGATCGGATCATGAGTCAACTCCTCGCGGTCGTCGCGCTCGTCGGGATCACCTTCCTCGTCGTGCGCCAGATGCCAGAGCTCGTCGTCGTCCTCGAAGACGTGCTCTACCTCCTCACGGGCGAGGAACACGACCTCACGGAGTCGCTTGACCTCCCGCGAGAGCCGACGAACCGGTGA
- a CDS encoding transcription elongation factor Spt5 yields MPIFSVKTTASQERTVADMLAEKEMPEIQAVIAPDQLTSYVMVEATDGSVFARILDEIPHARGVIQGSEGPAESPFSEVEHFLSPTPDVEGIAEGDIVELIAGPFKGEKARVQRIDEGKDQVTVELYEATVPIPVTVRGDQIRVLDSDER; encoded by the coding sequence ATGCCGATCTTCTCGGTCAAAACCACCGCGAGCCAAGAGCGGACCGTCGCCGACATGCTCGCAGAAAAGGAGATGCCGGAGATTCAGGCGGTCATCGCCCCCGACCAGCTCACGAGCTACGTGATGGTCGAGGCGACGGACGGGAGCGTGTTCGCCCGGATCCTCGACGAGATCCCGCACGCCCGCGGCGTGATTCAGGGCTCTGAGGGGCCCGCGGAGAGTCCCTTTTCGGAGGTCGAACACTTCCTCTCTCCGACCCCCGACGTGGAGGGGATCGCCGAGGGCGACATCGTCGAGCTGATCGCCGGCCCGTTCAAAGGCGAGAAGGCGCGCGTTCAGCGGATAGACGAGGGGAAAGACCAGGTGACTGTCGAGCTGTACGAAGCGACCGTCCCGATCCCGGTCACCGTCCGCGGCGACCAGATCCGCGTGCTCGACTCGGACGAACGCTGA
- a CDS encoding protein translocase SEC61 complex subunit gamma: protein MDVPYDLNSYIRVLKLASTPSTDEFLQVSKIAGAGILLIGFIGFLMFAIMSLLPGVGA, encoded by the coding sequence ATGGACGTTCCGTACGACCTCAACAGCTACATTCGGGTGCTGAAGCTGGCGAGCACGCCGAGCACCGACGAGTTCCTTCAGGTGTCGAAGATCGCCGGCGCGGGCATCCTGCTCATCGGCTTCATCGGCTTCCTGATGTTCGCGATCATGAGCCTCCTGCCGGGGGTCGGCGCGTAA
- the ftsZ gene encoding cell division protein FtsZ has translation MDSIVEDAIDEAEESPGDDAGEAGADAGTGDGTASAPPQTGTMTDDELQDVLQDLQTNITVVGCGGAGGNTVNRMTEEGIHGAKLVAANTDVQHLVNIEADTKILMGQQKTQGRGAGSLPQVGEEAAIESQEEIQDAIDGSDMVFVTAGLGGGTGTGSAPVVAKAARESGALTIAIVTTPFTAEGEVRRTNAEAGLERLRDVSDTVIVVPNDRLLDAVGKLPVRQAFKVSDEVLMRSVKGITELITMPGLVNLDFADVRTVMEKGGVAMIGLGESDSDSKAQDSVKSALRSPLLDVDISGANSALVNVTGGTDMSIEEAEGVVEEIYDRIDPDARIIWGTSVDDDLEGEMRTMIVVTGVESPQIYGRNGEAPEGASEVEDIDYVE, from the coding sequence ATGGACTCCATCGTAGAGGACGCCATCGACGAAGCCGAGGAATCCCCGGGCGACGACGCCGGGGAGGCCGGCGCGGACGCCGGCACCGGCGACGGAACCGCCAGTGCGCCACCTCAGACCGGGACGATGACCGACGACGAACTGCAGGACGTTCTCCAAGACCTCCAGACGAACATCACGGTGGTCGGCTGCGGCGGTGCCGGCGGCAACACGGTAAACCGGATGACAGAGGAGGGGATCCACGGCGCGAAGCTCGTGGCCGCCAACACGGACGTGCAACACCTCGTCAACATTGAGGCGGACACGAAGATCCTCATGGGTCAGCAGAAGACGCAGGGCCGCGGTGCCGGCTCGCTCCCGCAGGTCGGCGAGGAGGCGGCGATTGAGTCCCAAGAGGAGATCCAAGATGCCATCGACGGCTCCGACATGGTGTTCGTCACCGCCGGACTCGGCGGGGGGACGGGCACGGGTTCCGCCCCGGTCGTCGCGAAGGCCGCACGCGAGTCGGGCGCGCTCACCATCGCCATCGTCACTACCCCGTTCACGGCGGAGGGCGAGGTGCGCCGGACGAACGCCGAGGCCGGCTTAGAGCGCCTCCGCGACGTGAGCGACACGGTCATCGTCGTCCCTAACGACCGCCTGCTCGACGCGGTCGGCAAGCTCCCCGTCCGTCAGGCGTTCAAGGTCTCCGACGAGGTGCTCATGCGCTCCGTGAAGGGTATCACGGAACTCATCACGATGCCCGGCTTGGTCAACCTCGACTTCGCCGACGTTCGCACCGTCATGGAGAAGGGCGGCGTCGCGATGATCGGCCTCGGCGAGTCCGACTCCGACTCGAAGGCGCAGGACTCGGTGAAATCGGCGCTCCGGTCGCCGCTGCTCGACGTCGACATCTCCGGCGCGAACTCCGCGCTGGTGAACGTCACCGGCGGTACGGACATGTCCATCGAGGAGGCGGAAGGGGTTGTCGAGGAGATATACGACCGGATCGACCCCGACGCGCGGATCATCTGGGGGACCTCCGTCGACGACGATCTGGAGGGAGAGATGCGGACGATGATCGTTGTCACCGGCGTGGAGTCGCCGCAGATCTACGGCCGCAACGGCGAGGCACCGGAGGGTGCATCCGAGGTCGAAGACATCGACTACGTGGAGTAA